TGATTATAATTCGCTTTTAGATGAACAAGTAGCTAGAGAGCAATTATTCTTTCAAATTGAACACCTGCGTCAAGAGTTAGCCGAAGCTAAGTTAGAAAAGGCAGATCTAGAAATCATGTTGGAAACAACTACCGAACACGCAGACTTGGTAGAGGCACAGCTACATAATGAAATCTGCGATCGCCAAAAAGCACAAGCTGCCTTAAGTTTGGCAAATAGAGAATTAGAGAAACTAAGCGTTCTTGATAGCTTAACTCAGGTGGCAAATCGTCGTCGATTTGATGATTATTTAATTACTGAATGGCAGAAGCTCAAACAAGAAAAAGCTCCTTTGGCACTGATTTTAGGCGATATAGACTATTTCAAATTCTACAATGATACTTATGGTCATCCCATTGGTGACTACTGTTTGCAACAGGTAGCATTAGCGATTGAATGTGTAATTGAATCTACTCCTGGTTTGGTAGCTCGTTATGGTGGGGAAGAATTTGGAATTATTTTGCCTAATGCTAATAAGCAACAAGCCCTAAGAGTAGCTCAAAAGATCGCCGTTAGCGTTAGCCAACTGCATATTGCTCATCAAAATTCTTTGGTTAGTGAATATGTGACTATTAGTCTAGGTGTACATAGCCTAATACCTAACTTTGATACTGCACCCGATCTTATAGTTGCTTTGGCAGATAAAGCACTTTATGAAGCAAAAGAGCAAGGAAGAAATCAGGCTTGTTTGTATACTGCCGAATGATTTTACTAATTACTTAATTACGGTATTTGAGTAGCAAGTGTACAGATATGTCGTACCAAGTTAAATTAGCGGTGCGACCCCGCGTCGCCGACAGGCGCAAGGGAACGCTCGAATCAGAGTAATGAGTAACGAGTTTTAAGAAATGTCTTAACGTTTACTCGTTACTCATTAATTTTCTAAGGCTGAAAGTCTTTTTTTGTAAGCGTTATAGAACTATAGTCATTCTAATTAGTTGGCGTATAGTAGTTTTGTATTGATAACTAGGTTAAATACTAATCGTTACTCGTTACTCATTACTCGTTACTTTTTCCCAAAACCACTCGGTTGCTATTTAAAATAACTATATATTTTGCGATCGCTTTTGATCTCAACCCATAGATCGGCGGTATTTTTTAAAGGCTTAATAAACAATTCTGGATGAAGAGATTGCCAAAAATATTCTACAAAGCGATCTATTTCTGCATCACTCATGCCTGTTTTTCCTCTGGCAATCATTTTATGTTCTGCTTCCGTGCGCCACTGTTTGCTAAGACGATAATCTTCTGGATACAAGACAATTAGATAATCAAGTTTATCCCACAAAGGTAAATAAGCCTGTAGACGCTGATTACTATCTAAAGCAAACTGTTTATCTGTTGGGGTGATAATTGGTGCAGGAGAAAGATCGAAGCAACTTTCGGCAATCGGCTTCACGCCCACAAACCAGCCCTCAAATAGCAAAATATCTGGTTTGGTTATAGCTTCAGGAGTCGTGCTATCGCCTGAACCATTAAACGCCGATTTGTCAAAACGAGGCATTAAAATTGGCTCATCACTCGCCTGTAAACACTGTTCAATTATCTGTAACCCCAGGTTAACATCGTGAGTTCCAGGAGGTCCGCGCCAGATTAAACGAGGATCTTGCTGCTGTAATGCTTGTCTCTCAAGATAGGTAAGATACAGGTCATCAATAGAGAGATTGGCTACAGAAAAATCTAAAGCATTAAGAATAAATTTTAAGATGATGCAGAGAGTACTTTTGCCTGTTCCTTGACTTCCTAAAATGCCTGGAATTAATGTTCTGCCTAACTTCTGTCTGGCGATCGCTAAATTTAGTGCCAAAGGCAACCATAGTTTAGCTAGATTATCTAAAACCCGGTTTTTGTCTGTTAATCCCAAACCTTGACATAAAGAAATTACTTTAGAAGCTAAATCTTCTAAAAACGATGACTGCATTTCTTGAGATATAAAATCTGCTAATTTTTGGTTGTCAACCTGTAAGGATAAATTAAACTCAGACATTAATAATATTGTGCCTAAAAACAGCTTTGGTTAGCCAACTTACTTGCCACCTGATTTAAATATAATTTGCGTTGTCCACTGACAATATAAGGTTTAGTTGCCCCTTGGGTAAATTAAGAGTGTAAGGATCTTGGCTGTCATTAAGTTGACGTAGAAAGTCAGTCAGAAATACCACAGGGCGATCGCTATTCCCATAATTTTCTAATTCTGTCAAAAAGTATGGCGATCGCTATACCATCAACTAAAGCAATTACGATTCTCCAGCTATGTTGAGAATAACGGCTAGGTAAATGTAGCTTGAATAATAACAGGCGAGCTAAAAAAATAAGAAGCTAATAGCTTAAAGCTTAAAACTAATAAATTTGAAGGTTGCCAATTTATCTTGAACATTTATTGACTCAAAGCCTTTAAAAACTTTTGTAAATTACCTAGTAAGCTGGGCTTTTTTTGTTGCTGGGTAGCGTTACTATTTTCATCACCTTTAGGGCTAGTTAACTGTATCATCAGGCGGTCTAAATCTTCTCCCATCGGCTTAGTAGAAAGCTCTGTCGCCAATTCATAATTCAACTCTGCCGACTCATTTTCTAACCATACTTGCCAAGCAGAAGGATGACAGCGCAAAATTGCGCCATCGGCAATTGGACGCAGATAATAGCAAGTATAAATATTTTTAATAAAGCGATCGCGCAACTGTCTGGCTGCTAAACCAATTCCCACTACGGCTACATCTTCTAGCTGGGGAATGAGAAAGATTACAGGGCGATCGCCAGCTAGATTACTTAGCTTCTCCGCCCTCTCAACCTCTACCGAGGAAGGACAGGCAACGATGTAAATTTGATCTTCTGGGGACATTTGCGTTTCGATTGAGGTAAAACGACTACCCATATCCGTCACCTGAAATGGCTGTTCGCCCCAGTTGCGTTTTGCTAAAGCTGCTGCACCTGTATCAGGAAACATCACTTTTATCCCTGAATAGGTAGCAGTAAAGAGATTAGCAAATTCCAAAGCCAAAGCTTCAGACTGAAGGGCAATTTCGGGTACAACTAATTCTACCTGAATTAATTTATAGCCATCATTAAGGGCAGCTTGAGTAGCTTCTTTTGCTTGTTCTACTGCTGCATCTAAAGTTTCGGGAAAAGTATTCATTAATTATAATTTGCTTTCTTTAACCAGTATTGGGGATTAAATTCATTTTAGCGACGGATGTTCGCCTCAATTGCTAAATGTTTTTACGTTTTGATTATTTCAATCTTTGTTTTAAAAGCTGTCTAAGCTCATCTTGCTCGGCAATTGAGCCGGCAAGTAACACTCCAAGTTTGCCGACCAAGACGCTACCCCAGTTATAGATAATCGCTCCTGTTTGAGTAGCTGGGTTGTATTCCAATTCACCTAAATCAATCTCATCTAACGAGCGATATTTGGTGATAAAATTGTCGCTCGACCAACTTTCGATCTCAAGCTTTTGAGCTATTCCTGTAGGATAGGAAGCACCATTAAATCTAGGATTGCACTCGATCGCAAAATAATTTACTCGATCATCCGTATCTACCACCGCCACATCAAATGCAAAGATTTCTTTCATTCCCTTTTTAGCCATCCACTGTGCCATAGGCTCAACTAATTCCCAAGGTTGATAGGCAGTTGGATAACGATTACCCTGGTGAGCAAAACCATCTAATATTTGTTCTGTAGCTGCCAGAGATTGAGCTTGTTCATCTTTGATCTCATACTGCAAGTTAAGAAATTTATCAGCAATTATTTCTTGCTGTACCTGTACAGGTGTATGGTCATCTAACTTAGTTAGGGCATTATATAACTCTGCTTGATTTGCACAGCGATAAATGCCTACACCGTCTACTGAAACCGCAGGTTTAAGATAGCAAGGATAGGGAATATTATCATGCTTTTTAAGCTGTGACTGATTTTCAGCACAAAGGGTTCGAGGAATATTAACATTTAGCTCTTCTGCCAGGCTGATAAAGTTATTCTTGGAATTGATAAACTCAACAACATCTTGCCAATCTTGATGGAGATCGGCTTCTCCAGACTCATTAATAGCTTCGCTAAAAATAAACACTGATGGCTCATAATCTGGATATTGTTTCAATTTGCCAAAAGAGACATCCCAAATTGGATTTTGGCTATGACTCAAACCAATATTGCTATAGTGAGCCGTAATTGCCGTCCATTGAGATTTAAGCTCAGGATGTAGTTGAATTAGGTCATTGGGTTCACTTATGCCCAATACCCTACCAGAATAGAGGTAATTACCAATCACCGCATCATGGGTACAGTGCATGATATCGTGATTAAAAATTTTGTCAATCATGTTTAGCTCAGAGTCGCCGCTGTTAAATTACTATTTCAACTTCCCTCAAATATTTGCTTTAAACTGTAGCTAAACGAACATCTTTAAAAGACAAAAGCTGCGGGTAAACAATAAGATTGAATGAATGAAAGAAATTGGAATATGGGGTGAAAAACTAGTCGGGCGATGGTTGCAGATTCAAGACTATGAGCTATTACAGCAGAATTGGCGTTGTCGCTGGGGAGAAATCGATTTGATTGCTCAAGAACGAGTAAGTAAGGCGATCGCTTTTGTGGAAGTAAAAACCCGCAGCAAAAACAACTGGGACGAAAACGGGTTACTAGCTATTGATTCTGCTAAACAAGAGAAAATTATCAAAACAGCATCTTTATTTTTAGCTAAATACCCTCAACTAGCAGAATTACCCTGTCGCTTTGACGTGGCTTTAGTTAGTTATCAGAAATGTCTCGCGCTAAGAGGTCAGACCCCGCGTCGCCGTCAGGCGCAAACGAAGGCTTTAGACGCACGTAATGCTGACCTAGCCGAAGGCGCAAAGGAAAGAAAAAAGATAGATGTAAAAGAAATTGCTCGACTAACTATAGGTCAAGCAGTAGATATTGAGCAATGGCAGGTAACTATTGAAAATTATTTACAGTCTGCTTTTGATTTGTCTTAATTTTTGATAACAATAAGTAGCAGCGATCGCTTTTAGCTACCTAAATCTTAATTCATCATTAATTTAAGTATTTAGACTTATAATATCTGCTGGTTTTGTAAAGCAATGTAAAGAAAACTTTTCTGGCTTTATAGTCATTTACCATAATAATTAATGAATGCAAAAGAACTTTTGAGGCAATATCAAGCTGGAGAAAGAAATTTTCAACAGGTTAATCTTACTCAAGTAATTCTTAAAAACACCAGTTTACCTGAAATAAATTTTAGTCAGGCAATACTAGCCGAGGCTGACTTTAGCGACGGCAACCTTAAACAAGCAATTTTTTATCAAGCTTCCCTAAATCCCTAAATCCCTAAATCCCAACTTCCCTATTCTTAAAATAAGAGAATGAAACAGCCCCGCCTTACCTTTGCAGGAGGGCTTGCCACGCCCGAAAAAAAGTTTATATCGCCCTTCAAACTGCTGTGGTATTTTAGTGGCAGTATTCTTTCACTCCTAGATAAGCTTGATTAAGCATGGCTTTTTAGTTAACCTAAGCCTGAGAGTCACCTCTCAGACTCGGCTTCAAAACCGTGCGTGTTCCTTTCAAATCACACGGCTCCTCAATTGCTTGATGCTTGTCATGCAGACCTCTACTTCTATGGGCATTGTCATGGCAATGTCCATGAATTAACCGAAGATTTGTTTTGTCGTTGTTATCATGGTTTTTATCCGCATGATGTACCTCCAAAACTTCACCAGGCATAAAATAGTTTAAACATTGAGAACATTTTCCTTTCTGGATTTTCAGTAGCATTGCTAC
This DNA window, taken from Pleurocapsa sp. FMAR1, encodes the following:
- a CDS encoding pentapeptide repeat-containing protein produces the protein MNAKELLRQYQAGERNFQQVNLTQVILKNTSLPEINFSQAILAEADFSDGNLKQAIFYQASLNP
- a CDS encoding YraN family protein, with the translated sequence MKEIGIWGEKLVGRWLQIQDYELLQQNWRCRWGEIDLIAQERVSKAIAFVEVKTRSKNNWDENGLLAIDSAKQEKIIKTASLFLAKYPQLAELPCRFDVALVSYQKCLALRGQTPRRRQAQTKALDARNADLAEGAKERKKIDVKEIARLTIGQAVDIEQWQVTIENYLQSAFDLS
- a CDS encoding DUF1995 family protein, translating into MNTFPETLDAAVEQAKEATQAALNDGYKLIQVELVVPEIALQSEALALEFANLFTATYSGIKVMFPDTGAAALAKRNWGEQPFQVTDMGSRFTSIETQMSPEDQIYIVACPSSVEVERAEKLSNLAGDRPVIFLIPQLEDVAVVGIGLAARQLRDRFIKNIYTCYYLRPIADGAILRCHPSAWQVWLENESAELNYELATELSTKPMGEDLDRLMIQLTSPKGDENSNATQQQKKPSLLGNLQKFLKALSQ
- a CDS encoding ATP-grasp domain-containing protein, encoding MIDKIFNHDIMHCTHDAVIGNYLYSGRVLGISEPNDLIQLHPELKSQWTAITAHYSNIGLSHSQNPIWDVSFGKLKQYPDYEPSVFIFSEAINESGEADLHQDWQDVVEFINSKNNFISLAEELNVNIPRTLCAENQSQLKKHDNIPYPCYLKPAVSVDGVGIYRCANQAELYNALTKLDDHTPVQVQQEIIADKFLNLQYEIKDEQAQSLAATEQILDGFAHQGNRYPTAYQPWELVEPMAQWMAKKGMKEIFAFDVAVVDTDDRVNYFAIECNPRFNGASYPTGIAQKLEIESWSSDNFITKYRSLDEIDLGELEYNPATQTGAIIYNWGSVLVGKLGVLLAGSIAEQDELRQLLKQRLK
- a CDS encoding glycerate kinase, which encodes MSEFNLSLQVDNQKLADFISQEMQSSFLEDLASKVISLCQGLGLTDKNRVLDNLAKLWLPLALNLAIARQKLGRTLIPGILGSQGTGKSTLCIILKFILNALDFSVANLSIDDLYLTYLERQALQQQDPRLIWRGPPGTHDVNLGLQIIEQCLQASDEPILMPRFDKSAFNGSGDSTTPEAITKPDILLFEGWFVGVKPIAESCFDLSPAPIITPTDKQFALDSNQRLQAYLPLWDKLDYLIVLYPEDYRLSKQWRTEAEHKMIARGKTGMSDAEIDRFVEYFWQSLHPELFIKPLKNTADLWVEIKSDRKIYSYFK